In a single window of the Octopus sinensis linkage group LG1, ASM634580v1, whole genome shotgun sequence genome:
- the LOC115209613 gene encoding uncharacterized protein LOC115209613 → MAEKDAENLVWQEDAMIVSNGPKDMSEEMLIDFLEENGKLEILRVFPGRKPGTFLVYCENDIDFEDVQRMCQNNPLKGNQLKVDRIKEINSVQVKNVSSNVSSDSLRRYFGNSKRSSGGDISSVLQQTSDTYIISFKEACVVLNVCRMPHQLEHVKLDVQPFWKPPEENIISKQQVHDYSLPTKFHLNFLKKHRTEVNDKLKTLGEVLWKDSKINTLRFKYSEGNFEEIEQRLKDLLNSITVETIDVPDDIFEDVVGTFNNEDDRMYFYFDNRYHEAHILGFDKSDVIKRKKRLLDNLRTEREDDLNIHERRILSGLGFFEAGRRTI, encoded by the exons ATGCAGAAAATCTAGTCTGGCAAGAAGATGCAATGATTGTGTCAAATGGCCCCAAAGACATGTCTGAAGAAATGTTAATTGATTTTTTGGAAGAGAACGGGAAATTAGAAATTCTACGTGTCTTCCCTGGAAGAAAACCTGGAACTTTTCTTGTGTATTGCGAAAATGATATTG ATTTTGAGGATGTTCAGAGGATGTGCCAAAACAACCCCTTAAAAGGAAATCAACTGAAAGTGGATAGAATTAAGGAAATAAACAGTGTTCAAGTGAAAAACGTTTCTTCAAATGTCAGCTCTGACAGTCTTCGAAGATATTTTGGAAACAGTAAAAGAAGTTCTGGTGGAGATATTTCTTCAGTTCTACAACAAACCTCTGATACTTATATTATAAGTTTTAAAGAGGCGTGTG TTGTGCTGAACGTTTGTAGAATGCCACATCAATTGGAACATGTGAAGTTAGATGTTCAACCATTCTGgaaaccacctgaagaaaatATCATTTCAAAACAGCAAGTCCATGACTATTCACTACCTACCAAGTTCCAtctgaattttttaaagaaacataGAACTGAAGTTAATGACAAATTAAAGACTTTGGGCGAAGTTCTTTGGAAAGATTCCAAGATTAATACACTGAGATTTAAATATTCTGAAGGAAATTTTGAGGAAATTGAACAGCGTTTGAAAGATTTATTAAATTCCATTACTGTTGAAACTATTGATGTTCCAGATGATATCTTTGAAGACGTTGTTGGAACATTTAACAATGAAGATGACcggatgtatttttattttgataaccgATATCATGAAGCTCATATTCTCGGATTCGATAAAAGTGACGTgattaaaaggaaaaagagacTTTTGGATAATCTTAGAACTGAACGTGAGGATGATTTAAATATTCATGAAAGACGTATTCTATCTGGTCTCGGATTTTTTGAGGCAGGCAGAAGGACAATTTGA